The Bradyrhizobium sp. CCBAU 051011 DNA segment CCCGGAAGCATCGGCGATGTCTTGCTGGCGGATCGCTTTCTTGCTGTTCTCGCCTCGAATCCGCCTTCGATCGCCACCTTGTGGCTATCCGAACCCGACAAGACCATGCACGCGTTTCCACTTGGCTCACCGGAGCATCTCCTCGCCCTGCGGGCGGTCGATGATCATGTCGGCGCAGTTGCTCAGGCGGTCGAACGGCTACGGGACAAGGGCCACGACGTTCTCTTATTAATGGGCTCCGACCACGGACATGAGGCCGTGACGGAAGTAATTCCAGTAGAGCGCCGACTGTTCGAAGCCGGCTTCAAGACTTCGCTCGAAAGCCCCGAAATTGTCGTCGCGCCGCAGGGCTCATCCGCCTTCATTCATTTTGGCCGCAGCTCACTGTCTCGCCGCGCCGAGGTCGCCTCCTGGCTCGGCGAACAGCCTTGGGCAGGCCGCGTCATCTCCGGCGAAGACCTTGCCGAACTGGGCCAGATCCCCGGTGACGATCTGCTTGCCGTCGATATGGCGAAGAGCGCAGGCTCAAACCGCAACGGCGTTCCCGGCCTGACCGCCATGGCGGTGCGGTTCTCCGAGCAGGAGGACGCGATCCGTCGAGACTGCGGCATGCATGGCGGCCTGGGCGCTTACGAAACGCAGCCAACGCTGATCGCGGTAGGACGTGGCTTCGAGGCCGGTGCATCCATCACGAGAACGAGCCGCATCATCGATATGGCACCCACGGCGCTGGCGCATCTCGATCTTCCGTTGGAAGAGGTCGATGGAACTGCACTGCAGAAGTGGCCGTAGCCCAGTTTCAAGACGCATTTGGAAGAAACACTGAAAACGACCTCTAGCGACAGCCTCCGGTGCGTTAAAGGTCGGCAAGTCCATCTGGATCGCGTTCGACCAGCCGTGGAGAACACGGAGTAGTCGGCCATGGGCGCTCGACGGGCTGCGATCAGGTTGTTAAGCCCGCCTCCGCTAAGGAGCCACTGAGTCGGGACATGACCGTTGCGATCGAGATGGGACACACGACGGCAGGCGCCCCGGCTAACCTCGACCTGGAGGAACTGCTGGCGACCCGCCTGCTGGTGCAGGGCAATTCGGGCTCCGGCAAATCCCATCTGCTGCGCCGGCTGCTGGAACAGAGTGCGCCCTGGGTGCAACAGACCATCCTGGACCCCGAAGGCGACTTCGTGACGCTGGCCGACCGTTTCGGCCACCTCCTGATCGATGCCGAGGACCATACCGAGCGGGGCCTGGAGGTCGCCGGGGAGCGAGCGCGCATCCATCGCGTCTCCACGGTGCTCAATCTTGAGGGGCTCGACGCCGAGAACCAGATGCGGCGCGCCGCCGCCTTCCTCAGCGGGCTTTTCGAGGTCGCCCGCGACCACTGGTACCCGATGCTGGTGGTGGTTGATGAGGCACAGCTGTTCGCACCGGCAATCGCCGGCGAGGTTTCGGACGAGGCGCGCAAGCTCTCGCTCGGCGCCATGACGAACCTGATGTGCCGTGGCCGCAAACGCGGGCTTGCGGGGGTCATCGCTACCCAGCGACTGGCGAAACTCGCCAAGAACGTCGCCGCCGAGGCATCCAATTTCCTCATGGGCCGAACATTCCTCGATATCGACATGGCGCGCGCCGCCGACCTTCTGGGCATGGAGCGGCGACAGGCCGAGGCCTTCCGGGATCTGGAGCGCGGGCAATTCATGGCGCTGGGACCGGCCCTCTCCCGCCGTCCGCTGGGTCTGCGCATTGGTCCGACGGACACCACGCCGCGCAACGCGACCCCGCGCCTGATGCCTCTGCCGGAAGCGACACCGGACGCACGCGCCATCATCCTGGCAGCGCCGCCGCCGGAGAATAATCGGCCGCAGCGCCGGTCGCCACCAGATCTCCTCAACCAGCTCATGGCGGCGAAATCCGCGGCGCTGGAGATTCGTCCCGAAGCGGTGGAGCAGCCACTCAGCGCCGAGGAGTTGGCAGAACGGCGTGAGCGGGTGGACCGTATTCTGCGCGCCATCATGGCGGAACCCGACGCGGGATTCCGTGCCATCGGCGTCCTCTATCAGGAGTTCGTGGTCCGCTGCCGGATCGAGGGCCTCGGTTCGGCCGTGCCGGACCTGGGTGACTTCCGTCGCATGCTGACGCGCGCCCGTGCCGGGCTCGGCTCCGATATGACTGAGGATGACGGGTGGCAGGATGTCTCCGTCCGCGCCTCACTTCTGCCGGAGGATATGCAGGGCGTCTTCATGATGATTGCCCGCGCCGCGAAGGAAGGTTGGCCCTGCCCGGGCGATGCAGCGATTGCCCGCGCCTACGGCTCACATTCATTGCGCCGTGCGCGGCGTCTCTTGACCTACATCGAGGAGCAGGGCCTCATCGTTTGCCAGCTCGACG contains these protein-coding regions:
- a CDS encoding alkaline phosphatase family protein, translating into MPHPIVVTVICDGHRPDFVSDETTPHMARLRRAGTWFADHRGIFPSATRASSASIATGSWPRSHGLRGNTVALPVAGGHEVHDAGKPKFYDAYRGHFGRLLARRSLAERVAPLNGAVLCSNVSPGAAFFHDSYGHGTLLHRELSYTPGRLPLKETIDAPPGSIGDVLLADRFLAVLASNPPSIATLWLSEPDKTMHAFPLGSPEHLLALRAVDDHVGAVAQAVERLRDKGHDVLLLMGSDHGHEAVTEVIPVERRLFEAGFKTSLESPEIVVAPQGSSAFIHFGRSSLSRRAEVASWLGEQPWAGRVISGEDLAELGQIPGDDLLAVDMAKSAGSNRNGVPGLTAMAVRFSEQEDAIRRDCGMHGGLGAYETQPTLIAVGRGFEAGASITRTSRIIDMAPTALAHLDLPLEEVDGTALQKWP
- a CDS encoding ATP-binding protein, which produces MTVAIEMGHTTAGAPANLDLEELLATRLLVQGNSGSGKSHLLRRLLEQSAPWVQQTILDPEGDFVTLADRFGHLLIDAEDHTERGLEVAGERARIHRVSTVLNLEGLDAENQMRRAAAFLSGLFEVARDHWYPMLVVVDEAQLFAPAIAGEVSDEARKLSLGAMTNLMCRGRKRGLAGVIATQRLAKLAKNVAAEASNFLMGRTFLDIDMARAADLLGMERRQAEAFRDLERGQFMALGPALSRRPLGLRIGPTDTTPRNATPRLMPLPEATPDARAIILAAPPPENNRPQRRSPPDLLNQLMAAKSAALEIRPEAVEQPLSAEELAERRERVDRILRAIMAEPDAGFRAIGVLYQEFVVRCRIEGLGSAVPDLGDFRRMLTRARAGLGSDMTEDDGWQDVSVRASLLPEDMQGVFMMIARAAKEGWPCPGDAAIARAYGSHSLRRARRLLTYIEEQGLIVCQLDGAGRRIVTLVELAWATAPGDPNAEELPAEQGCSSSAP